A genomic region of Capsicum annuum cultivar UCD-10X-F1 unplaced genomic scaffold, UCD10Xv1.1 ctg74481, whole genome shotgun sequence contains the following coding sequences:
- the LOC107852231 gene encoding LOW QUALITY PROTEIN: defensin-like protein (The sequence of the model RefSeq protein was modified relative to this genomic sequence to represent the inferred CDS: deleted 1 base in 1 codon), whose product MARSIYFMTFLVLAMTLFVANEVQGKEICCKDVSRAVICSSDPLCKQICIEEENYEDGHCFTILRKCVCMRRCNVVQDVKTLAEKLLLEKEFLKQ is encoded by the exons ATGGCTCGTTCCATTTACTTCATGACATTTCTTGTCTTGGCAATGACCCTCTTTGTTGCCAATG AGGTGCAAGGTAAGGAAATTTGCTGTAAAGATGTCTCAAGAGCTGTTATATGTTCTAGTGACCCGCTATGTAAACAAATCTGTATCGAAGAGGAGAACTATGAAGATGGTCATTGTTTCACAATCCTAAGGAAGTGCGTATGCATGAGGAGATGTAATGTGGTTCAGGATGTTAAAACTCTCGCAGAAAAATTG TTGCTTGAAAAAGAGTTTCTCAAGCAGTAA